A single Pseudomonas sp. DC1.2 DNA region contains:
- a CDS encoding lysoplasmalogenase, which yields MGWLILALMGAVTFLYGLSIHAALLCLVVKPLPVLALLGWLHDAPPSDYRRWISLGLMFSLLGDVLLAWPGDLFVFGLGAFLVAHLAYLKAYLSDCRRLALLPLMLALAVGAVLLGVLIAHGLGPLLVPVIVYGVAISAMLWRALARLGTELPKRTALLAAAGAVAFVFSDSVIGISRFVVPFDAAPYVIILSYWLGQWGITASAFGPKPR from the coding sequence ATGGGCTGGCTGATCCTGGCACTAATGGGCGCAGTCACGTTTCTCTACGGGCTGAGCATCCACGCCGCGCTGCTTTGTCTGGTGGTCAAGCCGTTGCCGGTGCTCGCCTTGCTCGGCTGGTTGCACGACGCGCCACCCAGCGATTATCGGCGCTGGATCAGCCTAGGTTTGATGTTCTCTTTGCTCGGCGACGTGTTGCTGGCGTGGCCGGGGGATTTATTTGTGTTTGGCCTGGGCGCGTTTCTGGTCGCGCACCTGGCGTACCTGAAAGCGTACTTGAGTGATTGCCGGCGTTTGGCGTTGCTCCCGCTGATGCTCGCCCTCGCCGTAGGCGCCGTGCTGTTGGGGGTTCTGATTGCCCATGGACTGGGGCCGTTGCTGGTGCCCGTGATCGTTTACGGCGTGGCCATCAGCGCTATGCTGTGGCGGGCGCTGGCTCGACTCGGTACTGAGCTGCCCAAGCGCACGGCATTGTTGGCGGCGGCAGGTGCCGTGGCGTTTGTGTTTTCCGACAGCGTGATCGGCATCAGCCGCTTTGTCGTACCGTTCGACGCCGCCCCCTACGTGATCATCCTCAGCTACTGGCTGGGGCAATGGGGCATCACCGCGTCGGCGTTCGGTCCGAAACCGCGCTGA
- the tadA gene encoding tRNA adenosine(34) deaminase TadA, translating into MRQIRPAAIIDRSRDRDFMREALVLAAEGAALGEVPVGAVLVQNGEIIGRGFNCPISGSDPSAHAEMVAIRAAALAASNYRLPGSTLYVTLEPCSMCAGLIVHSRIARVVYGALEPKAGIVQSQGQFFTQGFLNHRVVFEGGVLSEECGAVLSEFFKARRAKSAD; encoded by the coding sequence ATGCGCCAGATACGTCCTGCCGCGATCATTGATCGCAGTCGTGATCGAGACTTCATGCGCGAAGCCCTGGTTCTTGCCGCCGAAGGCGCGGCACTGGGCGAAGTGCCGGTGGGCGCGGTGCTGGTGCAGAACGGCGAAATTATCGGCCGTGGCTTCAACTGTCCCATCAGCGGCAGCGACCCCAGCGCGCACGCCGAAATGGTCGCAATCCGCGCGGCGGCGTTGGCGGCCAGCAACTATCGACTGCCCGGTAGTACGCTTTATGTGACGCTTGAACCTTGCAGCATGTGCGCCGGCCTGATCGTTCACTCGCGCATCGCGCGGGTGGTGTATGGCGCGCTGGAGCCCAAGGCCGGGATTGTGCAGAGCCAGGGCCAATTCTTTACCCAAGGTTTTCTCAACCACCGTGTGGTGTTTGAAGGCGGGGTGTTGTCCGAGGAATGTGGGGCGGTGCTCAGCGAGTTTTTCAAAGCCAGAAGGGCTAAGTCTGCCGACTAA
- the lon gene encoding endopeptidase La, whose protein sequence is MSDQQEFPADPGEYADPENAEHPSSSKGLALPGQNLPDKVYIIPIHNRPFFPAQVLPVIVNEEPWAETLDLVSKSDHHSLALFYMDTPQEDPRHFDTSVLPLYGTLVKVHHASRENGKLQFVAQGLTRVRIKTWLKHHRPPYLVEVEYPHQPSEPTDEVKAYGMALINAIKELLPLNPLYSEELKNYLNRFSPNDPSPLTDFAAALTSATGNELQEVLDCVPMLKRMEKVLPMLRKEVEVARLQKEISAEVNRKIGEHQREFFLKEQLKVIQQELGLTKDDRSADIEQFEQRLNGKVLPPQARKRIDEEVNKLSILETGSPEYAVTRNYLDWATSVPWGVYGEDKLDLKHARKVLDKHHAGLDDIKDRILEFLAVGAYKGEISGSIVLLVGPPGVGKTSVGKSIAESLGRPFYRFSLGGMRDEAEIKGHRRTYIGAQPGKLVQALKDVEVMNPVIMLDEIDKMGQSYQGDPASALLETLDPEQNVEFLDHYLDLRLDLSKVLFVCTANTLDSIPGPLLDRMEVIRLSGYITEEKIAIAKRHLWPKQLEKAGVSKNSLSISDSALKALIDGYAREAGVRQLEKQLGKLVRKAVVKLIDAPQAVIKLGPKDLEASLGHPVFRNEQVLSGTGVITGLAWTSMGGATLPIEATRIHTLNRGFKLTGQLGDVMKESAEIAYSYVSSNLKSFGGDPKFFDEAFVHLHVPEGATPKDGPSAGVTMASALLSLARNQAPKKGVAMTGELTLTGHVLPIGGVREKVIAARRQKIFELILPEPNRGSFEELPDYLKEGMTVHFAKRFADVAKVLF, encoded by the coding sequence ATGAGCGACCAGCAAGAATTCCCTGCAGACCCAGGCGAATACGCCGACCCCGAGAACGCCGAACACCCCTCCAGCAGCAAAGGCCTTGCCCTCCCAGGGCAGAACCTGCCGGACAAGGTTTACATCATCCCGATCCACAACCGCCCGTTCTTCCCGGCCCAGGTGCTGCCGGTCATCGTCAATGAAGAACCCTGGGCCGAAACCCTGGACTTGGTGAGCAAATCCGATCACCACTCCCTGGCCCTGTTCTACATGGACACGCCCCAGGAAGACCCGCGCCATTTCGACACCTCGGTGTTGCCGCTCTACGGCACCCTGGTCAAAGTTCACCACGCCAGCCGCGAAAACGGCAAGTTACAATTCGTCGCTCAGGGCCTGACCCGCGTGCGGATCAAAACCTGGCTCAAGCACCATCGCCCGCCGTATCTGGTGGAAGTCGAATACCCACACCAGCCCTCCGAGCCGACCGATGAGGTCAAGGCCTACGGCATGGCCTTGATCAACGCGATCAAGGAACTGCTGCCGCTCAACCCGCTGTACAGCGAAGAACTAAAGAACTACCTCAACCGCTTCAGTCCAAACGATCCCTCGCCGCTGACCGACTTCGCCGCCGCCCTGACCTCGGCCACCGGAAACGAGCTGCAAGAAGTGCTCGACTGCGTGCCGATGCTCAAACGCATGGAAAAAGTCCTGCCGATGCTGCGCAAGGAAGTCGAAGTCGCGCGCCTGCAAAAAGAAATATCCGCCGAAGTGAACCGCAAGATCGGCGAGCACCAGCGCGAGTTCTTCCTCAAGGAACAACTCAAGGTTATCCAGCAAGAGCTGGGGCTTACAAAAGACGACCGCAGCGCCGACATCGAGCAGTTTGAACAGCGTCTGAACGGCAAAGTGTTGCCACCTCAGGCACGCAAACGCATTGACGAGGAAGTGAACAAGCTGTCGATCCTCGAAACTGGCTCGCCGGAGTACGCGGTCACCCGCAACTACCTCGACTGGGCGACGTCCGTGCCGTGGGGCGTGTACGGCGAGGACAAACTCGACCTCAAACACGCGCGCAAGGTGCTGGACAAACACCACGCGGGCCTCGATGACATCAAGGACCGCATCCTCGAATTTCTCGCCGTCGGCGCTTATAAAGGCGAAATCAGCGGCTCCATCGTGCTGCTGGTGGGCCCACCGGGCGTGGGCAAGACCAGCGTCGGCAAATCGATTGCCGAATCCCTCGGCCGGCCCTTCTACCGCTTCAGCCTCGGCGGCATGCGCGACGAAGCCGAGATCAAGGGGCACCGCCGGACCTACATCGGCGCCCAGCCGGGCAAATTGGTGCAGGCGTTGAAAGACGTCGAAGTGATGAACCCGGTGATCATGCTCGACGAGATCGACAAAATGGGTCAGAGCTACCAGGGCGACCCGGCCTCGGCGCTCCTCGAAACCCTGGACCCGGAACAGAACGTCGAATTCCTCGACCATTATCTGGACCTGCGTCTGGACCTGTCGAAAGTGCTGTTCGTCTGCACCGCCAATACCCTGGACTCGATCCCCGGCCCATTGCTGGACCGCATGGAAGTGATTCGCCTGTCGGGTTACATCACCGAAGAAAAAATCGCCATTGCCAAGCGTCACCTGTGGCCCAAGCAGTTGGAGAAGGCTGGCGTCTCCAAAAACAGCTTGAGCATCAGCGACAGTGCGTTGAAGGCTCTGATCGACGGCTACGCCCGCGAAGCCGGCGTGCGGCAGTTGGAGAAGCAGTTAGGCAAACTGGTGCGTAAAGCGGTCGTGAAGTTGATCGACGCCCCGCAAGCGGTGATCAAGCTCGGCCCCAAAGACCTCGAAGCCTCACTCGGCCACCCGGTGTTCCGTAACGAACAGGTTCTGTCCGGCACCGGCGTCATCACGGGCTTGGCCTGGACCAGCATGGGCGGCGCCACACTGCCGATCGAAGCCACACGCATCCACACGCTCAACCGCGGTTTCAAGCTCACCGGGCAACTGGGCGATGTGATGAAAGAGTCGGCAGAAATCGCCTACAGCTACGTCAGCTCTAATCTGAAGTCGTTTGGCGGTGACCCGAAGTTCTTCGACGAAGCGTTCGTCCACCTGCACGTGCCGGAAGGCGCCACCCCGAAAGACGGTCCGAGTGCCGGCGTGACCATGGCCAGCGCCCTGCTCTCGCTGGCACGTAACCAGGCACCGAAAAAAGGCGTGGCCATGACCGGCGAACTGACGTTGACCGGGCATGTCTTGCCGATTGGCGGGGTGCGCGAGAAGGTAATCGCCGCGCGCCGACAGAAGATTTTCGAGTTGATCCTGCCAGAACCGAACCGGGGCAGTTTCGAAGAACTGCCGGACTACCTCAAAGAAGGCATGACCGTCCATTTCGCCAAACGCTTTGCCGATGTCGCGAAGGTATTGTTCTGA
- the cmoA gene encoding carboxy-S-adenosyl-L-methionine synthase CmoA, translating into MPAFSTYAAGTAVSKEPDRLFAQPLAQVPDFAFNEDVVRVFPDMIKRSVPGYPTIVENLGVLAAQFAQPNSVLYDLGSSLGAVTQALRRHVRTDGCRVIAVDNSAAMVERCREYLNGQDSMFQELLQVEVIEGDILALDFQPACVVALNFTLQFIAPDQRTALLARIRQSLLPGGALILSEKLRFNDLQEHALLTDLHVAFKRANGYSELEIAQKRSAIENVMKPDSLEEHRERLLAAGFSKVVPWFQCLNFASLIALP; encoded by the coding sequence ATGCCGGCCTTTTCCACCTACGCCGCTGGAACCGCCGTGAGCAAAGAACCCGATCGCCTTTTCGCCCAGCCTTTGGCCCAGGTGCCCGACTTCGCCTTTAACGAGGATGTGGTGCGGGTGTTCCCGGACATGATCAAGCGCTCGGTGCCGGGTTACCCAACCATCGTTGAAAACCTTGGTGTGCTTGCCGCACAGTTTGCACAACCCAACAGCGTGCTCTACGACCTCGGTTCATCGCTGGGCGCAGTGACCCAGGCCTTACGCCGTCACGTGCGCACCGATGGTTGCCGCGTGATCGCTGTGGATAACTCGGCGGCGATGGTCGAGCGTTGCCGCGAATACCTCAACGGCCAGGACTCGATGTTTCAGGAGTTGCTGCAGGTGGAGGTGATCGAAGGCGACATTCTCGCCCTCGACTTCCAGCCCGCCTGCGTGGTGGCGTTGAACTTCACCCTGCAATTCATCGCCCCTGACCAGCGCACTGCACTGCTCGCGCGTATTCGCCAGTCCTTGCTGCCCGGTGGCGCGCTGATCCTTTCCGAAAAGCTGCGCTTCAACGACCTCCAAGAACACGCGTTACTGACTGACCTGCACGTGGCGTTCAAGCGCGCCAACGGCTACAGCGAGCTGGAAATTGCCCAGAAGCGCAGTGCCATCGAAAACGTCATGAAGCCCGACAGCCTCGAAGAACACCGTGAACGCCTGTTGGCCGCCGGTTTTTCGAAAGTCGTGCCGTGGTTCCAGTGTCTTAACTTTGCCTCGTTGATTGCCTTGCCATGA
- a CDS encoding methylamine utilization protein: MARFFYSLLMIAATCASPLLSAAPVQIQVHDQNGLPLADAVVTLQGPIGQPAGTLKADMDQRDQQFAPHVLAVHTGTLIKFPNSDNIRHQVYSFSPAKRFELRLYEGTPSAPVLFDKPGVVVLGCNIHDWMLGYVYVTDDPRFGVTDAQGQLMLEAPTGVYHATLWHPQALDMQPVDGAQVTVPAKGLKHDFALTLQAKPGQATAAPPSAFGDAFKRAAHETAQ; this comes from the coding sequence ATGGCCCGTTTTTTCTACTCTTTACTTATGATTGCTGCCACCTGCGCCAGCCCTTTGCTCAGCGCTGCTCCCGTGCAAATCCAGGTACATGACCAGAATGGTCTGCCGCTGGCCGATGCCGTGGTTACGTTACAAGGACCGATTGGCCAGCCGGCCGGCACGCTCAAGGCCGATATGGACCAGCGTGACCAGCAATTCGCGCCCCATGTTTTGGCGGTTCACACCGGCACGTTGATCAAATTCCCCAACAGCGACAACATTCGCCATCAGGTCTATTCGTTCTCTCCGGCCAAACGCTTTGAATTGCGGTTGTACGAAGGCACGCCATCGGCCCCGGTGTTGTTCGACAAACCTGGCGTGGTGGTCCTTGGTTGCAATATTCATGACTGGATGCTCGGTTACGTGTACGTCACCGACGACCCGCGATTTGGTGTGACCGATGCACAGGGTCAACTGATGCTGGAGGCGCCGACTGGGGTTTACCACGCAACGCTGTGGCATCCCCAGGCGCTGGACATGCAACCGGTCGATGGCGCTCAAGTGACGGTCCCGGCGAAGGGCCTCAAGCATGATTTTGCCCTGACGCTGCAAGCCAAGCCTGGGCAAGCCACTGCCGCGCCGCCGAGTGCCTTTGGTGATGCCTTTAAGCGAGCGGCCCATGAAACTGCGCAGTAG
- the cmoB gene encoding tRNA 5-methoxyuridine(34)/uridine 5-oxyacetic acid(34) synthase CmoB, with amino-acid sequence MIDLSPLARRLAGTPLADWANTLQAQLDKKMEKGHGDLERWQSALDALPKIQPSEIDLLNGLTLDTDCDDETRAQMRTALMGLSPWRKGPFDLFGVHVDTEWRSDWKWSRVAAHLDLKGKRILDVGCGNGYYMWRMLGAGADSVIGVDPNWLFFCQFQAVQRYLSAPNAWHLPFPFEDLPPNMEGFDTVFSMGVFYHRRSPIEHLLALKDCLVKGGELVLETLVIAGDQQQVLVPEDRYAQMRNVWFLPSVPALELWLRRAGFSDVKCVDVSVTTVEEQRGTEWMKFQSLSDFLDPDDHSKTIEGLPAPMRAVIVARK; translated from the coding sequence ATGATTGATTTGTCTCCCCTCGCCCGCCGTCTGGCCGGCACACCGCTGGCCGATTGGGCCAACACCCTGCAAGCACAACTCGATAAGAAAATGGAAAAAGGTCACGGCGACCTGGAGCGCTGGCAAAGTGCGCTGGATGCGTTGCCAAAGATCCAGCCGAGCGAAATCGATTTGCTCAACGGTCTGACGCTGGACACCGACTGCGACGACGAAACCCGCGCGCAAATGCGCACCGCTCTGATGGGGTTGTCACCATGGCGCAAAGGTCCGTTCGACCTGTTTGGCGTACACGTCGACACCGAGTGGCGCTCGGACTGGAAATGGTCCCGCGTCGCGGCGCATCTGGATTTGAAGGGTAAGCGCATCCTCGATGTTGGCTGCGGCAACGGTTACTACATGTGGCGCATGCTCGGTGCCGGAGCGGACAGCGTGATTGGCGTCGACCCCAACTGGCTGTTCTTCTGCCAGTTCCAAGCGGTGCAGCGCTACCTGTCAGCACCTAATGCCTGGCACCTACCGTTCCCCTTCGAAGACTTACCGCCGAACATGGAAGGCTTCGACACGGTGTTTTCCATGGGCGTGTTCTACCACCGCCGCTCACCAATCGAGCATTTGCTGGCGCTCAAGGACTGCCTGGTCAAGGGCGGTGAACTGGTCTTGGAAACCCTGGTGATCGCAGGTGATCAGCAACAGGTGCTGGTGCCGGAAGACCGGTATGCGCAGATGCGTAACGTGTGGTTCCTGCCGTCGGTGCCGGCGCTGGAGTTGTGGTTGCGGCGCGCCGGATTCAGCGACGTGAAGTGCGTGGACGTGAGTGTGACCACTGTTGAGGAGCAGCGCGGGACGGAGTGGATGAAGTTTCAGTCGCTGAGCGACTTCCTTGATCCTGACGATCACAGCAAAACGATTGAAGGCTTGCCGGCGCCGATGCGGGCGGTGATTGTCGCCCGCAAATAA
- a CDS encoding putative bifunctional diguanylate cyclase/phosphodiesterase — protein MKLRSSFQARVACVLILLLLIVVGALYFSVKVATNSAVRSQAASQLEVGARVFERLLDTRGRRLADGAQLLAADFGFRDAVASGDSATMRSVLLNHGKRINASDMILLGMDGKVLASTLDDVAEGSLFRYEQALRTARDSQQTMLIVPLQGKPHLLVEAAVLAPLPIARVVMGFSMDSSWAMELRALTNLEVSFLTVDRQQVGELVSTQPEAMDASLKRLMLDKTPGSQVQLSEHMDHSFLSQSLMLASAGAGSESQVIALLQSPLDAAMQAFAPLYEKILGIALVALLGSLAGALLLARGVSQPVRELAEAAERIGQGDYQTPVSLERSDELGRLAKAVDAMQRGIAEREQQLAHNALHDSLTGLPNRMLAMERLGSAISAQRPMALVYLGIDNLRAINENAGPESVDQLLRQTGQRLQLALRPGDTVAHLIADEFLLLLDGLDGDAAVAVADQLQQLLLKPQRINGHDLALDCRLGIAAYPVDGLSAQTLLERAAIAMKDAAQLPGRLQIYEQGRDLAHRRQITLIRDLRHAATNGELVLHYQPKLDIRKGVVRQAEALLRWQHPQFGLVSPAEFIPLAERTGSIQTLTNWVIADGMRQLSEWNRRGLRLQLSLNISADDLLSDDLAQRVSALLRVYRLPAEQLIFEITESAVMREPERALKVLHELRECGISLSVDDFGTGYSSLAHLKRLPVQELKIDQSFVRNLDETSEDAVIVRSTIEMSHNLGLKVVAEGVEYARSLRLLERWHCDTAQGYLISRPLTAAAFEAWVALPFSAQTSLVH, from the coding sequence ATGAAACTGCGCAGTAGCTTTCAGGCGCGAGTCGCCTGTGTCCTCATCCTGCTGCTGCTGATTGTGGTGGGCGCGCTGTATTTCAGCGTGAAAGTGGCAACCAATTCGGCGGTGCGCAGCCAGGCCGCCTCTCAGCTGGAAGTCGGTGCGCGGGTCTTCGAACGCTTGCTGGACACGCGCGGTCGGCGGCTGGCAGACGGCGCGCAGTTGCTGGCAGCTGACTTCGGCTTTCGCGATGCGGTGGCCAGCGGTGATTCGGCGACGATGCGCTCGGTGCTGTTGAACCACGGCAAACGTATCAATGCCAGTGACATGATCCTGCTGGGCATGGACGGCAAAGTCCTGGCCAGCACCCTTGATGATGTGGCTGAGGGCTCACTGTTTCGTTACGAGCAGGCGCTGCGCACCGCGCGGGACAGTCAGCAGACCATGCTGATCGTTCCGTTGCAGGGCAAACCGCATTTGCTGGTGGAGGCCGCGGTGCTGGCGCCATTGCCGATCGCCCGAGTGGTGATGGGTTTCAGCATGGACAGCAGCTGGGCCATGGAACTGCGCGCGCTGACCAATCTGGAGGTGTCTTTTCTGACGGTGGATCGCCAGCAGGTGGGTGAGTTAGTCAGCACCCAGCCAGAGGCGATGGACGCCAGTCTGAAACGCTTGATGCTTGATAAAACCCCCGGTAGCCAAGTGCAATTGAGCGAGCACATGGACCACAGCTTTTTAAGCCAGTCGCTGATGTTAGCCAGTGCCGGGGCGGGCAGTGAGAGCCAGGTCATCGCACTGCTGCAAAGCCCACTGGACGCGGCGATGCAGGCCTTTGCGCCGCTTTATGAAAAGATTCTCGGGATTGCGCTGGTGGCGTTGCTCGGCTCATTAGCCGGCGCGTTGCTGTTGGCCCGTGGTGTGTCGCAACCGGTGCGTGAGCTGGCGGAGGCGGCTGAGCGCATTGGCCAGGGCGATTACCAAACCCCGGTCAGCCTTGAACGCAGCGACGAACTCGGTCGATTGGCCAAGGCTGTCGATGCCATGCAACGGGGCATCGCCGAACGCGAGCAGCAACTGGCTCACAACGCGCTGCACGACTCACTGACCGGGCTGCCCAACCGGATGCTCGCGATGGAGCGTCTGGGCAGTGCGATTTCGGCGCAGCGGCCGATGGCCCTGGTGTACCTGGGCATCGACAATTTGCGCGCAATCAATGAAAACGCCGGGCCGGAATCGGTCGATCAGTTACTGCGTCAAACGGGTCAGCGCCTGCAATTAGCGCTGCGTCCCGGCGACACGGTGGCGCATTTGATTGCCGATGAATTCTTGTTATTGCTCGACGGCCTCGACGGTGATGCGGCGGTGGCGGTCGCTGACCAACTTCAGCAACTGCTGCTCAAGCCGCAGCGAATCAATGGCCACGACTTGGCCCTGGACTGCCGCTTGGGCATCGCCGCCTATCCTGTGGACGGTTTGAGTGCTCAGACTTTGCTTGAACGCGCAGCCATTGCGATGAAAGACGCCGCCCAACTGCCCGGCCGCCTGCAAATATATGAACAGGGCCGCGACCTTGCGCATCGCCGTCAGATCACCCTGATTCGCGACCTGCGCCATGCCGCTACCAACGGCGAACTGGTGCTGCATTACCAACCCAAACTGGACATCCGCAAAGGCGTTGTGCGCCAGGCCGAGGCGTTGTTGCGCTGGCAGCATCCGCAATTTGGCCTGGTTTCGCCGGCGGAGTTCATCCCCCTGGCCGAGCGCACGGGCAGCATCCAGACGCTGACCAATTGGGTAATCGCTGATGGCATGCGCCAGCTTTCCGAATGGAATCGACGCGGGCTGCGCTTGCAGTTGTCGTTGAATATTTCGGCGGACGATCTGCTCAGTGATGACCTTGCGCAACGGGTTTCGGCGCTGTTGCGGGTGTACCGTCTCCCGGCCGAGCAACTGATTTTCGAAATCACTGAAAGCGCCGTCATGCGTGAACCGGAGCGCGCATTGAAGGTACTGCATGAATTGCGCGAGTGCGGCATCAGCCTGTCGGTGGATGACTTCGGCACCGGCTACTCGTCCCTGGCTCACCTCAAGCGACTGCCGGTGCAGGAACTGAAAATCGACCAGTCCTTTGTGCGCAATCTGGACGAAACCAGTGAAGACGCGGTGATCGTCCGTTCGACCATCGAAATGAGCCATAACCTGGGGCTCAAAGTAGTCGCCGAAGGGGTGGAATATGCCCGCAGCCTGCGCCTGCTGGAACGTTGGCACTGCGACACGGCCCAGGGTTACCTCATTAGCCGACCGCTGACCGCTGCCGCGTTCGAAGCCTGGGTAGCGTTGCCCTTCAGCGCTCAAACTTCTTTGGTTCATTGA
- a CDS encoding multicopper oxidase family protein — MSFTRRQILGGLASLVVVGVGAGGASRYWLGKRADAAAGHDYELIAAPLDVELVAGHKTQAWAFGPSAPGTELRVRQGEWLRVRFINHLPVATTIHWHGIRLPLEMDGVPYVSQLPVLPGEYFDYKFRVPDAGSYWYHPHVNSSQELGRGLVGPLIIEEREPTGFKYEQTLSLKSWHVDEEGAFVPFSIPREAARGGTAGRLATINGVPQAVIDLPAGQITRVRLLNLDNTLTYRINIPGVEAQIYALDGNPVEPRPLGKEYWLGPGMRICLAIKAPPAGAELSLRNGPVRLGTLRSVANSDAPSLWPPALPANPIAEPDLANAEKLNFNFEWVGSVSVNVDNGKPPSLWQINGKAWDITDKTCADRPIAKLEKGKSYIFELKNMTQYQHPIHLHGMSFKVIASNRHKVIPYFTDTYLLGKNERAQVALVADNPGVWMFHCHVIDHMETGLMAAIEVA, encoded by the coding sequence ATGTCCTTTACCCGTCGACAAATACTCGGTGGTCTGGCCAGTCTTGTAGTGGTTGGCGTGGGGGCCGGTGGTGCATCGCGTTACTGGCTGGGCAAGCGGGCCGATGCCGCCGCGGGCCATGACTATGAGTTGATTGCCGCACCGTTGGACGTTGAACTGGTAGCTGGGCACAAAACCCAGGCCTGGGCGTTCGGCCCGTCGGCGCCGGGCACCGAGTTGCGGGTGCGTCAGGGCGAGTGGCTGCGGGTGCGTTTCATCAATCATTTGCCGGTTGCCACCACGATTCACTGGCACGGCATCCGTTTGCCACTGGAAATGGACGGTGTGCCCTATGTCTCGCAGTTACCGGTGTTGCCGGGGGAATACTTCGACTACAAATTCCGTGTGCCGGACGCCGGCAGCTACTGGTATCACCCGCACGTTAACAGCAGCCAAGAACTCGGCCGTGGTCTGGTCGGGCCGCTGATCATCGAAGAACGTGAGCCGACCGGTTTCAAGTATGAGCAGACCCTGAGCCTCAAGAGCTGGCATGTCGACGAGGAGGGCGCGTTTGTGCCGTTCAGCATTCCTCGCGAGGCGGCTCGTGGCGGTACGGCGGGGCGGCTGGCGACCATCAATGGCGTCCCGCAAGCGGTGATCGACTTGCCCGCCGGGCAGATCACCCGTGTGCGTTTGCTCAACCTCGATAACACTCTGACCTACCGCATCAACATTCCCGGTGTTGAAGCGCAGATCTATGCGCTGGACGGCAACCCCGTCGAGCCGCGACCGTTGGGCAAGGAGTATTGGCTTGGCCCCGGCATGCGTATTTGTCTGGCGATCAAGGCACCACCGGCCGGCGCAGAACTGTCCCTGCGCAACGGCCCGGTTCGCTTGGGCACCTTGCGTTCAGTGGCCAACAGCGATGCGCCGAGCCTGTGGCCGCCAGCGCTGCCGGCCAACCCGATTGCCGAGCCGGACCTGGCCAATGCCGAGAAGCTGAACTTCAATTTCGAATGGGTCGGTTCGGTGTCGGTTAACGTCGACAACGGCAAACCGCCAAGCCTCTGGCAAATCAACGGCAAGGCTTGGGACATCACCGACAAGACGTGCGCCGACCGTCCGATTGCCAAGCTTGAGAAAGGTAAAAGCTACATTTTTGAATTGAAAAACATGACCCAATATCAGCACCCCATCCACCTGCATGGCATGAGCTTCAAGGTGATTGCTTCGAACCGGCACAAGGTCATACCGTATTTCACCGACACCTACCTGTTGGGCAAGAATGAGCGCGCGCAAGTAGCGCTGGTGGCGGATAACCCAGGGGTATGGATGTTCCATTGCCACGTGATCGACCACATGGAAACCGGCCTGATGGCCGCCATCGAGGTGGCCTGA
- a CDS encoding protease inhibitor I42 family protein → MSPTRLLVPLALTLLAACATQPKQNVTVEKQSECPAQLNSGQNLIVSLPSNPTTGYRWSIQDSAGGVLRALSPEVYRNPEDSGIVGSAGISTWRFQAFAAGAGRLRLTYSQPWEPETPAVQTFDCAIKVN, encoded by the coding sequence ATGTCCCCCACCCGCCTGCTTGTCCCTCTCGCCCTCACCTTGCTGGCCGCCTGCGCTACGCAACCCAAACAGAACGTGACCGTGGAAAAGCAAAGCGAATGCCCGGCGCAATTGAACAGTGGGCAAAACCTGATTGTGAGCCTGCCGAGCAACCCGACCACGGGTTACCGCTGGTCGATCCAGGATTCGGCCGGTGGCGTATTGCGGGCGCTGAGCCCCGAGGTCTATCGCAACCCGGAGGATTCCGGGATCGTCGGCAGTGCGGGTATCTCGACTTGGCGCTTCCAGGCCTTTGCCGCCGGCGCCGGCCGATTACGCCTGACGTACTCGCAGCCGTGGGAGCCTGAAACACCGGCGGTGCAAACGTTCGACTGCGCGATCAAGGTCAACTGA